A window of Spirochaeta isovalerica contains these coding sequences:
- a CDS encoding GNAT family N-acetyltransferase has product MDTQEKFQIEMDTLVYEDQSELFQLIKKNRLFLKPYLPWIDNVQQPEDLENFFNRSAILQENKRGMNYKILYKNNIIGMIGFFINDDEKRIFELGYWLDKDLIGNGIISSIIPEIEKICFTTFNSSAIEIRCAIDNIASNKIAQNNDYLFQSVIKDYFEFKEFSKDCNVYRKGNKAY; this is encoded by the coding sequence AAGAAAAATTTCAAATCGAGATGGATACTCTCGTTTATGAAGACCAATCTGAATTATTTCAACTCATCAAAAAAAACAGATTATTTCTGAAACCATATCTGCCCTGGATCGATAACGTCCAACAACCGGAAGATCTTGAAAATTTTTTCAATCGAAGTGCTATCCTGCAAGAAAACAAACGAGGAATGAATTATAAAATCCTGTATAAAAATAACATAATTGGAATGATTGGCTTTTTCATAAATGATGATGAAAAAAGAATTTTTGAATTAGGTTATTGGCTCGATAAAGATCTGATTGGTAACGGAATAATCAGTTCCATAATACCTGAAATTGAAAAAATCTGTTTTACGACTTTCAATTCCTCAGCAATTGAAATCCGATGCGCAATTGATAATATTGCAAGCAATAAAATTGCCCAAAATAATGATTATCTTTTTCAGAGTGTAATTAAAGATTATTTTGAATTTAAAGAATTCTCAAAAGATTGCAACGTTTACAGAAAAGGAAATAAAGCTTATTAA
- a CDS encoding FKBP-type peptidyl-prolyl cis-trans isomerase, protein MNIQEKSVVSIHYKLTDDKGEVIDQSQDQPLAYIHGVGALIPGLEKELLGKGAGDKLQVSVTPEEGYGPHMPQLIQKLPRDTFQGVDKIEVGMEFQASNENGETMVVRVEEVADDEITINGNHPLAGMTLNFDVEVVEVREASAEELEHGHVHGEGGHHHH, encoded by the coding sequence ATGAATATTCAAGAAAAAAGTGTTGTTTCCATACACTATAAACTCACAGATGATAAAGGAGAGGTTATCGATCAGTCCCAGGATCAGCCTCTGGCTTATATCCATGGAGTCGGGGCTCTGATCCCCGGTCTGGAAAAAGAACTTCTGGGAAAAGGCGCCGGCGATAAGCTGCAGGTTTCCGTTACTCCCGAAGAAGGTTACGGTCCCCATATGCCCCAGTTGATCCAGAAACTCCCCCGGGACACCTTCCAGGGCGTTGATAAAATCGAAGTCGGTATGGAATTTCAGGCTTCCAACGAAAACGGCGAGACTATGGTCGTCCGCGTGGAAGAAGTTGCCGATGACGAGATTACCATTAACGGGAATCACCCTCTCGCGGGAATGACCTTGAATTTTGACGTGGAGGTTGTTGAAGTTCGTGAAGCTTCGGCCGAAGAGCTTGAGCATGGGCATGTTCATGGCGAAGGTGGTCATCATCATCATTAA
- a CDS encoding nitroreductase family protein, with amino-acid sequence MSGLTFHRSTKYKETISFYREKIGMSIWLEQGGCTILQKGNFLLGFCDRDEADTEGMITFFFETKEEVDLYYRKFKESAAAPPKITEQYRIYHFFTKDPEGRNVEFQTFLHPVESHMTGSMLLKSRRSIRQFSDALLPEATLRNIFEECRYVPTSCNSQAYYFKVIRDREILEKLSAIRGSSSKPIKMAPMAVIAYSDPAGTGRPEQDGAIASTYFVLAAAQHGAGTCWIGGMDREDVKELTGIGKNMHIAMVTPLGWPEERKALPERRMVNEFVEGLN; translated from the coding sequence ATGTCCGGTTTAACCTTTCATAGATCAACGAAATACAAAGAAACCATCAGTTTTTACAGAGAAAAGATCGGAATGAGCATCTGGCTTGAGCAGGGCGGCTGTACTATCTTGCAAAAGGGAAACTTTCTTCTCGGTTTCTGCGACAGAGATGAAGCTGATACAGAAGGAATGATCACTTTTTTCTTTGAAACAAAAGAAGAGGTCGATTTATATTACCGGAAGTTTAAAGAAAGCGCGGCAGCCCCTCCGAAAATTACAGAACAATACCGTATCTATCATTTTTTCACAAAAGATCCCGAAGGAAGAAATGTTGAATTCCAGACATTTCTCCACCCTGTTGAATCCCATATGACAGGAAGCATGCTATTGAAAAGCAGAAGAAGCATCAGACAGTTCTCCGACGCTCTTCTGCCGGAAGCAACTCTCAGAAATATTTTTGAAGAGTGCCGCTATGTTCCGACTTCCTGTAATTCTCAGGCGTATTATTTCAAAGTCATCAGAGACAGAGAAATCCTGGAGAAACTGTCGGCTATCCGGGGATCTTCATCCAAACCGATAAAAATGGCTCCCATGGCTGTCATAGCCTATTCCGATCCGGCCGGCACGGGACGCCCCGAGCAGGACGGAGCCATAGCTTCCACCTATTTCGTTCTGGCGGCTGCACAGCACGGCGCGGGCACCTGCTGGATAGGGGGAATGGATAGAGAGGATGTCAAAGAATTGACGGGGATCGGAAAGAATATGCATATAGCCATGGTGACCCCTCTGGGATGGCCTGAAGAAAGGAAGGCGCTTCCGGAACGGCGGATGGTTAATGAATTTGTGGAGGGATTGAATTGA
- a CDS encoding aldo/keto reductase, with the protein MKYRILGKTGMNISVVGVGTWQFGGEWGKDFTQGEVNDILDAAQERGINFIDTAECYGDHLSESLIGKRTSRDRDKWIIATKFGHHFHNFLERTRHFDPTDVVRQLDLSLKSLKTDYIDLYQMHSSKDDEFHTEGLWEELERQKEKGKIRHIGLSISGNDNIYQTSRATDVGAESIQVVYNRLDRVPEKEVFPSCREQNLGVLARVPMASGLLSGKYGKGHVFTGSDVRATRDKEELERQIEEVAKINREEVPEGVPMASWALAWCLKDPVVTAVIPGCKNTAQVHSNADAAELL; encoded by the coding sequence TTGAAGTACAGAATACTGGGCAAAACAGGTATGAATATAAGCGTTGTCGGTGTTGGAACCTGGCAGTTCGGAGGCGAATGGGGAAAAGACTTCACTCAGGGAGAAGTCAACGATATTCTCGATGCGGCACAGGAAAGAGGTATCAATTTTATCGACACAGCGGAATGTTACGGCGATCACCTCTCGGAAAGTCTTATAGGCAAAAGGACCAGCCGGGACCGGGACAAATGGATCATCGCCACTAAATTCGGCCACCACTTTCACAACTTTCTCGAACGGACAAGACACTTCGATCCTACAGATGTTGTCAGGCAGCTGGATCTGTCGCTGAAAAGTCTCAAAACGGATTATATCGATCTTTATCAGATGCATTCATCCAAAGACGATGAGTTCCATACCGAAGGTTTATGGGAAGAGCTGGAAAGGCAGAAGGAAAAGGGGAAAATACGGCATATCGGACTTTCCATTAGCGGGAATGATAATATATACCAGACATCCCGGGCCACAGATGTGGGAGCCGAATCAATTCAGGTTGTCTACAACAGGCTCGACAGAGTTCCGGAAAAAGAGGTGTTTCCCTCATGCAGAGAACAGAACCTCGGCGTTCTGGCAAGAGTTCCCATGGCCAGCGGATTGCTCAGCGGCAAGTATGGGAAAGGTCATGTTTTCACGGGTTCCGATGTCAGGGCGACCAGAGACAAAGAAGAGCTGGAACGTCAGATTGAAGAAGTGGCAAAGATAAACCGAGAGGAAGTTCCCGAAGGTGTTCCCATGGCATCATGGGCTCTTGCCTGGTGCCTGAAAGATCCGGTTGTCACTGCTGTGATTCCGGGATGCAAAAACACAGCCCAGGTTCACAGCAATGCCGATGCAGCTGAATTATTGTAA
- a CDS encoding DUF3783 domain-containing protein, which yields MAFRKIEDQGTLPGPRALFICGYTEEEHRSMSSYLSGSSINNIEVIPCRLDALEKKVGDVLSGSAQGEIIDAEKLPPVMVWAGIGHDELDKALSGFQSTKLKRPIFATATIPNMDFTVKELLNHLLSEQKSMREAMNQNE from the coding sequence ATGGCATTCAGAAAAATAGAGGACCAGGGCACACTACCCGGGCCCAGAGCTTTATTCATATGCGGCTATACAGAAGAGGAACACAGGTCAATGAGTTCCTATCTTTCCGGGAGCAGCATTAACAATATAGAAGTGATTCCCTGTCGTTTGGACGCCCTGGAGAAAAAAGTCGGAGATGTTCTTTCCGGCTCGGCTCAGGGAGAAATTATCGATGCGGAAAAACTTCCGCCCGTAATGGTCTGGGCGGGAATCGGCCATGACGAACTGGACAAGGCATTGAGCGGATTTCAAAGCACGAAGCTGAAAAGGCCTATCTTTGCCACGGCGACCATTCCCAATATGGATTTTACAGTCAAGGAGCTGCTCAACCATCTCCTGAGTGAGCAGAAATCCATGAGAGAAGCTATGAATCAGAACGAGTGA
- a CDS encoding MerR family transcriptional regulator, translating into MIDVAEREKTESLTIGDAVKLTGLSADTLRYYEKSEVIGPIDREESGRRRYSRKDMEWLDFVNCLKSTGMPLDTIREYRRLMMLGNETAAQRKELMVLHKEYLEHQMTELQAAMNHINWKIEFYDDILNSSSHSF; encoded by the coding sequence ATGATAGATGTTGCTGAAAGGGAAAAAACGGAATCTCTGACTATAGGTGATGCCGTAAAGCTGACCGGTTTATCAGCCGACACGCTCCGCTATTATGAAAAATCCGAAGTAATCGGTCCTATTGACCGGGAAGAGAGTGGGAGAAGACGCTATTCCAGAAAAGATATGGAGTGGCTGGATTTCGTAAACTGTCTCAAATCAACAGGCATGCCACTTGATACGATCAGGGAATACAGACGGCTGATGATGTTGGGCAATGAAACAGCGGCTCAAAGAAAAGAGCTGATGGTTCTTCATAAAGAGTACCTGGAGCATCAGATGACTGAGCTCCAGGCCGCAATGAACCATATCAACTGGAAAATTGAATTTTACGATGACATTCTCAACAGCTCAAGTCACTCGTTCTGA
- a CDS encoding NAD(P)-dependent oxidoreductase, giving the protein MKIHVIEPLAIKDSAIKEIEKKFREKGHVIRFFLDRNTDPDEIIRRCDGADIVVIANLPFPAVCVESLPSLKLLAVAFTGVDHVDLDACEKKGIGVCNASGYSTINVAELTIGLIIDVMRNITTLDPVTRSGGTKEGFIGNDLAGKTVGIIGMGAIGQKVARILHAFDCSLMAVKRKNRPLENELSIRYVEMDELLRESDIVTLHCPLTESTRHLIGEDELKLMKSTAYLINTARGPVVDSVALTAALESGEIAGAGIDVFDRETPLNPDFPLLGLKNTVVTPHVAFATEEAFVRRAEIVVDNILSWIDGNPKNVIL; this is encoded by the coding sequence GTGAAAATACATGTTATTGAACCTCTTGCTATTAAAGATTCGGCCATAAAAGAGATAGAGAAGAAATTCAGGGAAAAAGGTCATGTCATCCGGTTCTTTCTTGATCGAAATACCGATCCCGATGAAATAATCCGCCGATGCGATGGGGCTGATATCGTCGTTATCGCGAATCTTCCCTTCCCGGCCGTCTGTGTAGAATCCCTCCCGTCATTAAAGCTCCTGGCTGTAGCATTCACCGGCGTGGATCATGTCGACCTGGATGCCTGTGAAAAAAAAGGTATAGGGGTCTGCAATGCATCGGGATATTCCACCATTAATGTGGCAGAGCTGACGATCGGATTGATAATAGACGTGATGCGGAATATTACGACCCTGGATCCAGTTACGCGCTCCGGAGGAACAAAAGAGGGATTTATTGGAAACGACCTGGCCGGTAAAACTGTCGGAATCATCGGCATGGGAGCTATAGGACAGAAGGTCGCCCGGATTCTTCATGCATTTGACTGTTCGCTGATGGCCGTGAAAAGAAAGAACAGACCACTGGAAAACGAACTCAGTATCAGATATGTGGAGATGGATGAACTTCTTCGGGAATCGGATATCGTCACTCTTCACTGTCCCCTGACGGAATCCACCCGTCATCTTATCGGTGAAGATGAATTAAAGCTTATGAAATCTACGGCCTATCTCATAAATACGGCGCGGGGGCCTGTCGTGGATTCCGTCGCTTTGACTGCGGCGCTGGAGTCGGGAGAAATTGCCGGTGCGGGAATTGATGTTTTTGACAGGGAAACTCCTCTCAATCCCGATTTTCCGCTGCTCGGTTTGAAAAACACTGTCGTGACTCCTCATGTCGCTTTTGCCACTGAAGAGGCATTTGTCCGCCGGGCGGAAATTGTTGTGGATAATATTCTCAGCTGGATAGATGGCAACCCGAAAAATGTCATTCTTTAA